From the Chitinolyticbacter meiyuanensis genome, one window contains:
- a CDS encoding carbohydrate-binding protein — protein MSRKTQGFSLVEVLAAASILSVAAIALVRYQGSVMRNTASSAERNEALMLAQAELEKARQTKLADGSLAAASRTETGRTAVFTVALSAPVSAAVGPKPYSNLQVTVSWQPADGNTQYVILQTSVRDSKETVTTPAVSSPAPTPAPGVTPAPSAYTTPTAPTPVASTPVPTPAPTPQPTPIPTIAPTPSNTPCAPNWSSSPAYTTDSVVSYGGHNYRAKWWSQGETPGVTSVWEDKGACVSNTTTPVPTPVPTATPIPTVTPTPKATPTPAPVTTPTPAGVAAWKAGVVYKAGDLVTYGGYTYKCLQAHTAQVGWEPPAVASLWSKQ, from the coding sequence ATGAGCAGGAAAACCCAGGGCTTCAGCTTGGTCGAGGTGCTAGCCGCCGCCTCCATCCTTAGCGTTGCTGCCATTGCGTTGGTACGTTATCAAGGCTCAGTGATGCGCAACACCGCTTCGTCCGCAGAAAGAAACGAAGCATTGATGCTGGCGCAGGCCGAACTGGAAAAAGCAAGGCAAACCAAACTGGCTGATGGCAGCCTCGCGGCAGCCAGCCGCACTGAGACTGGCAGAACAGCTGTTTTCACAGTCGCGCTGTCAGCACCTGTTTCGGCCGCTGTTGGCCCGAAGCCATATAGCAATCTGCAAGTGACTGTCAGCTGGCAACCTGCCGATGGCAACACTCAGTATGTGATTCTGCAAACCAGCGTGCGCGACAGCAAGGAGACAGTAACCACTCCTGCAGTCAGCTCTCCCGCTCCTACACCAGCGCCGGGCGTCACCCCAGCTCCGAGTGCCTATACCACGCCAACCGCCCCAACACCGGTAGCATCGACGCCGGTGCCAACGCCCGCCCCCACTCCACAGCCCACGCCGATTCCCACTATTGCCCCCACTCCCAGCAATACGCCATGCGCACCCAATTGGAGCAGTTCGCCGGCATACACTACGGACAGCGTCGTTTCCTACGGCGGCCACAATTATCGCGCCAAGTGGTGGAGTCAAGGAGAAACGCCGGGAGTTACCAGTGTCTGGGAAGACAAGGGAGCCTGCGTCTCGAATACGACAACCCCCGTTCCGACGCCAGTGCCAACAGCAACTCCAATCCCGACAGTTACGCCGACGCCGAAAGCGACTCCCACGCCAGCACCAGTTACAACACCAACTCCAGCTGGTGTAGCCGCTTGGAAAGCTGGCGTTGTCTACAAGGCCGGCGATTTGGTGACCTATGGTGGTTACACCTACAAATGCCTGCAGGCACATACTGCTCAAGTAGGCTGGGAACCACCGGCAGTCGCCTCACTTTGGAGCAAACAATAA
- a CDS encoding type IV pilus modification PilV family protein, whose protein sequence is MRRELGFSLIEVLIATVIICIAAIALARYQGTMTRSTVMAAERNEAAQYALAEMETVRALALAGTTLTAQTHSPITGKTGVFTVARSAPEAIVVAPTPFSSVRVTVSWDDTEGSTQHVVLQSSMRNAVNSVVGPGITPTP, encoded by the coding sequence ATGCGACGTGAACTGGGCTTTAGTTTGATCGAAGTTTTGATCGCCACCGTCATTATCTGCATCGCCGCCATCGCGCTGGCCCGCTATCAGGGCACCATGACCCGCAGCACGGTTATGGCAGCCGAGCGCAACGAAGCGGCACAATATGCGCTCGCTGAAATGGAAACGGTAAGAGCGCTGGCCCTGGCCGGAACGACCCTCACCGCACAAACGCACAGCCCGATCACCGGAAAAACAGGGGTGTTTACTGTGGCGCGCAGTGCGCCGGAAGCCATTGTCGTGGCGCCTACTCCGTTTTCCAGCGTCCGTGTCACGGTCAGCTGGGACGATACTGAGGGTTCGACACAGCATGTCGTACTGCAAAGCAGCATGCGCAATGCAGTAAACTCCGTCGTCGGCCCTGGAATCACACCGACGCCATAG
- a CDS encoding arginine/lysine/ornithine decarboxylase: MRFYFPVVIIDEDFRSENTSGSGIRELAAAMEAEGMDVIGYTSYGDLTSFAQQQSRAAGFILSIDDEEFGGGTPEETQAALNSLRTFVAEIRRRNPDIPIYLYGETRTARHIPNDVLRELHGFIHMHEDTPEFVARHIIREAKSYLDTLAPPFFRALTHYAQDGSYSWHCPGHSGGVAFLKTPVGQMFHQFFGENMLRADVCNAVDELGQLLDHTGPVAASERNAARIFNCDHLFFVTNGTSTSNKIVWNSTVAPGDIVVVDRNCHKSILHAIMMTGAVPIFLTPTRNHYGIIGPIPRSEFEPESIRKKMLANPFCREKLEANPEVKPRVLTITQSTYDGVMYNVEEIKGLLDGEIETLHFDEAWLPHAAFHDFYGDYHAIGEGRPRCKDSMVFSTQSTHKLLAGLSQASQILVQDAEDNKLDRDVFNEAYLMHTSTSPQYAIIASCDVAAAMMEAPGGTALVEESLAEALEFRRAMRKVDEEYGADWWFRVWGPDDLTDEGLDHRDAWMLKAGEDWHGFGDIAEGFNMLDPIKATILTPGLNVRGEFDATGIPAAIVSKYLSEHGVVIEKTGLYSFFIMFTIGITKGRWNTLLTALQQFKDDYDKNQPLWRCLPEFIQQYPQYERIGLKDLCQQIHDIYKARDVARLTTEMYLSDLTPAMKPAKAFAKMAHREIERVPIDELEGRITAVMFTPYPPGIPLLVPGEVFNKTIVDYVRFVREFNARFPGFETYIHGLVADKVDGQTRYFVDCVRPE; the protein is encoded by the coding sequence ATGCGTTTTTACTTCCCCGTCGTCATCATCGACGAAGACTTCCGCTCCGAGAACACCAGCGGCTCCGGCATCCGCGAGCTTGCCGCCGCGATGGAGGCCGAGGGCATGGATGTCATCGGCTATACCAGCTACGGCGATCTGACCTCGTTTGCCCAGCAGCAAAGCCGCGCAGCGGGCTTCATCCTGTCGATCGATGACGAGGAGTTCGGTGGCGGCACCCCGGAGGAGACGCAGGCGGCGCTGAACAGCCTACGCACCTTCGTCGCAGAGATCCGCCGCCGCAACCCGGACATCCCGATCTACCTGTATGGCGAGACACGTACCGCGCGCCATATTCCGAACGATGTACTGCGCGAACTGCACGGCTTCATCCACATGCACGAGGACACACCGGAGTTTGTGGCACGCCACATCATCCGCGAGGCCAAGAGTTATCTCGATACATTGGCGCCACCGTTTTTCCGCGCACTGACCCACTACGCCCAGGATGGCTCGTACTCGTGGCACTGCCCGGGGCACTCGGGCGGGGTGGCTTTCCTGAAGACGCCAGTCGGCCAGATGTTCCACCAGTTCTTCGGCGAGAACATGCTGCGCGCCGACGTATGCAATGCGGTCGACGAACTCGGCCAGCTGCTTGACCATACCGGCCCGGTGGCCGCTTCCGAGCGCAACGCAGCACGCATCTTCAATTGCGATCACCTGTTCTTCGTCACCAACGGCACCTCCACGTCGAACAAGATCGTGTGGAACTCGACCGTAGCGCCGGGCGACATCGTGGTGGTCGACCGCAACTGCCACAAGTCCATTCTGCACGCGATCATGATGACGGGCGCCGTGCCCATCTTCCTGACGCCGACGCGCAATCACTACGGCATCATCGGCCCGATTCCGCGCAGCGAGTTCGAGCCGGAGAGTATTCGCAAGAAGATGCTGGCCAACCCGTTCTGCCGCGAGAAGCTGGAAGCCAACCCCGAGGTGAAGCCGCGCGTACTGACCATCACCCAGTCGACCTATGACGGTGTGATGTACAACGTCGAGGAGATCAAGGGTCTGCTCGACGGCGAGATCGAAACGCTGCACTTCGACGAGGCTTGGTTGCCGCACGCCGCCTTCCACGACTTCTATGGCGACTACCACGCCATTGGTGAAGGCCGTCCGCGCTGCAAGGATTCGATGGTGTTCTCCACCCAATCCACGCACAAGCTGCTGGCCGGCTTGAGCCAAGCCTCGCAGATCCTGGTGCAGGATGCCGAGGACAACAAGCTCGATCGCGACGTGTTCAACGAAGCGTATCTGATGCACACCTCCACCAGCCCGCAGTACGCCATCATCGCCTCGTGCGATGTGGCGGCGGCCATGATGGAGGCACCGGGCGGTACTGCGCTGGTCGAGGAGTCGCTCGCCGAAGCACTGGAATTTCGCCGCGCCATGCGCAAGGTGGATGAGGAATACGGTGCCGACTGGTGGTTCCGCGTGTGGGGCCCGGACGATCTGACCGACGAGGGTCTGGATCACCGCGACGCCTGGATGCTCAAGGCGGGCGAGGATTGGCACGGCTTCGGCGACATCGCCGAAGGCTTCAACATGCTCGATCCGATCAAGGCGACCATCCTCACACCGGGCCTGAATGTACGCGGCGAGTTCGATGCTACTGGCATTCCGGCCGCCATCGTCAGCAAGTATTTGTCCGAGCACGGCGTGGTGATCGAGAAGACTGGTCTCTACTCGTTCTTCATCATGTTCACCATCGGCATCACCAAGGGCCGCTGGAACACCCTGCTCACCGCGTTGCAGCAGTTCAAGGACGATTACGACAAGAACCAGCCGCTGTGGCGCTGCCTGCCGGAATTCATCCAGCAGTACCCGCAGTATGAGCGTATCGGCTTGAAGGATCTGTGCCAGCAAATCCACGATATCTACAAGGCACGCGACGTGGCGCGGCTGACTACCGAGATGTATCTGTCGGACCTGACGCCCGCAATGAAGCCTGCCAAGGCCTTTGCCAAGATGGCGCACCGTGAGATTGAACGGGTGCCGATCGACGAACTGGAAGGCCGCATCACCGCCGTGATGTTCACGCCCTACCCGCCAGGTATTCCGTTGCTGGTTCCGGGTGAGGTGTTCAACAAGACCATCGTCGACTACGTGCGCTTCGTTCGTGAATTCAATGCGCGCTTCCCAGGCTTCGAAACCTATATCCACGGCCTCGTCGCGGACAAGGTGGACGGCCAGACGCGTTACTTCGTCGACTGCGTGCGGCCAGAGTAA
- a CDS encoding GspH/FimT family pseudopilin: protein MMALPWKRRQSGFTLIEGLVVVAILGVLAAVALPAFSDLMNRKKVESAAIEFKNLLVYAKSEAIKRNSDIYLLITTGTSWSIRASSTATCTAGGTCDLRSMTVNEHPGIAADVPAALSGATFGAVRMLPTFAGGATGTQSATFSKSPYQLAVQLTATGISRICIPSGKPSLGGFPAC from the coding sequence ATGATGGCGCTCCCGTGGAAACGACGTCAATCCGGTTTCACCCTGATTGAAGGTCTCGTTGTTGTAGCAATTCTCGGTGTCTTGGCCGCAGTTGCTCTGCCCGCCTTTTCCGACTTAATGAATCGCAAAAAAGTTGAGTCTGCCGCAATCGAGTTCAAAAATTTGTTGGTCTACGCAAAAAGCGAAGCCATCAAACGGAACAGCGATATCTATCTGCTTATCACGACGGGAACAAGCTGGTCCATACGTGCCAGCAGCACGGCCACTTGCACCGCAGGAGGCACCTGCGATCTGCGCTCAATGACTGTGAACGAGCACCCTGGCATCGCCGCGGATGTGCCAGCCGCGCTATCGGGCGCTACATTCGGAGCCGTTCGCATGCTTCCCACCTTTGCCGGAGGAGCAACCGGAACACAAAGCGCCACGTTCAGCAAAAGTCCGTATCAGTTGGCCGTACAGCTTACCGCCACCGGCATCAGCCGGATTTGCATCCCTAGCGGCAAACCATCGCTAGGAGGGTTCCCAGCATGCTAA
- a CDS encoding pilus assembly PilX family protein: MTPQIHSVNRAARQNGAAALFVTLILVAIATIATMYANRSAYLFQKSSVNQYQYNMALGAAEAGMNAFIAQLEADLQQIETSTTPATTLIQSSSGGSSSSCAPGSASSSFAFKNSYAATNDQVFDSDKYYTGLYSLVGTAISGVNPGLGYRVQARFDGGVLSVISEGCAGNTETGNNICSGDVARAKVRRQLKVTGGFAIGDTAITVGNYADAWGAAHITANAGRPLPSCSVLYGDSYAYGGSQNYQCKTGACPPEKNTALSTNLFSSLFNGQTKQQIKQVAGSNVFTGCPPATSYSNKVVWIEGDLSSSCAISGTDMVIVINGAIRGQLQTTGSSFVYTNNVYGTGSFDITGSIAIEDSWDVAPLGQIISGSANGKMDSNDPFKAPTHAFSGTQKITYEKVGPPDSLKKKINSDSKSWVDF; this comes from the coding sequence ATGACGCCCCAAATCCATTCAGTCAATCGCGCGGCGCGGCAAAATGGCGCTGCGGCGCTATTTGTCACCCTCATTCTCGTAGCAATCGCAACAATTGCGACCATGTACGCCAATCGCAGTGCCTATCTATTCCAGAAATCCTCCGTCAACCAATACCAGTACAATATGGCACTGGGGGCTGCAGAAGCCGGAATGAATGCTTTCATTGCTCAACTGGAAGCCGATTTGCAACAAATTGAAACAAGCACCACTCCGGCAACGACACTTATTCAATCCAGCAGTGGTGGAAGTAGCAGTTCTTGCGCCCCCGGCTCGGCGAGTAGCAGCTTTGCGTTCAAAAACAGTTATGCGGCGACCAATGATCAAGTCTTTGACTCTGACAAATATTATACTGGACTTTATTCACTAGTTGGTACAGCCATTTCTGGAGTGAATCCCGGTTTAGGCTATCGAGTTCAGGCCCGATTTGACGGTGGGGTATTATCTGTAATCAGCGAGGGCTGCGCGGGCAACACTGAAACCGGCAACAACATTTGCTCAGGCGATGTCGCACGAGCAAAAGTACGTCGACAACTCAAAGTTACTGGAGGCTTCGCAATTGGGGACACTGCAATAACAGTAGGAAATTATGCAGACGCTTGGGGTGCCGCCCATATTACAGCAAATGCAGGCAGGCCGTTGCCTTCATGCTCAGTGTTATATGGCGACAGCTATGCCTACGGCGGGTCTCAGAATTATCAATGCAAGACTGGAGCCTGCCCACCAGAAAAAAACACGGCACTTTCCACCAATTTATTTTCCTCTCTCTTCAATGGACAGACCAAACAGCAAATCAAACAAGTTGCTGGCAGCAATGTATTTACGGGATGCCCTCCTGCCACTAGCTACAGCAATAAAGTCGTTTGGATAGAAGGAGATCTATCCAGCAGTTGCGCCATTAGCGGAACAGATATGGTAATTGTCATCAATGGAGCCATTCGCGGACAGCTACAAACCACCGGCTCTAGTTTTGTCTATACGAATAATGTTTATGGCACTGGAAGCTTCGATATTACTGGCTCAATTGCTATTGAAGACAGCTGGGATGTTGCACCTTTGGGACAAATAATTTCTGGATCCGCCAATGGAAAAATGGATAGCAACGATCCATTTAAAGCGCCAACCCATGCTTTTAGCGGCACTCAAAAAATTACTTATGAAAAAGTAGGCCCCCCAGATTCGTTGAAGAAAAAAATAAATTCCGACTCCAAATCCTGGGTTGATTTTTGA
- a CDS encoding PilW family protein, whose translation MLIRPSQRQAGLSLIEIMIAIVIGMLLIIAAASLGINAFKGARDSVRAVGFHGNLQDIMTIMGRELRRAGFNADGEDNTATDSEYFRQIWFSSAASSGEYQCVVFRYDRNVPANINTPAPVTGAGTVSANEVTGFSYNSTNKQVLLLTGAASINVQDCSSPTGWEVLNLTDNLSITNLKFTPSAIRAVDASGNPTGPIMVQSVKIDITAADPNGNTRTLSETVQLRNLPACPATATATGTTITKCD comes from the coding sequence ATGCTAATTCGGCCATCGCAACGGCAGGCAGGTTTATCATTGATCGAAATCATGATCGCAATCGTGATCGGAATGTTATTGATCATCGCTGCAGCATCCTTGGGAATCAACGCATTCAAGGGCGCACGAGACAGCGTCAGAGCTGTGGGATTTCACGGTAATTTGCAAGACATTATGACCATCATGGGCCGGGAGCTTCGCCGAGCGGGTTTTAATGCAGATGGCGAGGACAACACGGCAACAGATAGCGAGTATTTCCGACAAATTTGGTTTTCCTCAGCGGCCAGCAGCGGCGAATATCAATGCGTCGTATTTCGCTACGACCGCAATGTTCCCGCCAATATCAACACCCCTGCTCCCGTCACAGGCGCGGGCACCGTCAGTGCGAATGAGGTTACCGGATTCAGCTACAACAGCACGAACAAACAAGTACTGCTCTTGACCGGCGCTGCGAGCATCAATGTACAGGATTGCAGTAGCCCCACCGGCTGGGAAGTGCTCAACCTGACCGACAACCTCAGCATTACCAATCTCAAATTCACCCCGAGCGCAATCCGAGCAGTGGATGCCAGCGGTAACCCGACAGGCCCGATCATGGTGCAATCCGTCAAAATTGATATCACCGCAGCGGACCCGAATGGCAATACTCGTACGCTATCTGAGACCGTACAGCTACGCAATTTACCGGCCTGCCCTGCTACAGCGACCGCCACTGGCACCACGATCACCAAATGTGATTGA